In Pseudomonas fluorescens, a genomic segment contains:
- a CDS encoding Nramp family divalent metal transporter, translating into MKFSLPKVATAPFCPPEVAGSVIVDPKASFFKRVLMFAGPGLLISIGYMDPGNWATAIEAGSRYGYNLLFVVLLASLAGMAVQCLCSRLGIATGKDLAQLCRERYSPRSARTQWALAEISIIATDLAEVLGCALAFHLLLGVSLTTGIVITAFDTLLILALQNRGFRRLEAIMLALVATIGVCFFIELVLIKPYWPDVLSGFTPSLSVISDAAPLYLAIGILGATVMPHNLYLHTSIVQTRLIGKDLASKQDAVKLARIDTIGSLALALLVNAAILILAAAAFYKTGHTDVVEIQDAYHLLDPLVGGAFASILFGVALLASGQSSTFTGTIAGQVIMEGYLNLRIPCWQRRLITRGLALIPAFLGVWLMGDDAIGKLLILSQVVLSLQLPFALYPLIRMTGDPQLMGPFVNRLPTRWLAWFLFAVISGANAWLLGQWLF; encoded by the coding sequence GTGAAATTCAGTCTGCCGAAAGTCGCTACCGCCCCGTTCTGCCCGCCGGAAGTTGCCGGCTCTGTCATCGTTGACCCCAAGGCCTCGTTTTTCAAACGGGTGCTGATGTTCGCCGGCCCCGGCTTGCTGATCTCCATCGGCTACATGGACCCAGGCAACTGGGCCACGGCCATCGAGGCCGGTTCACGCTACGGCTACAACCTGCTGTTTGTGGTGCTGCTGGCCAGCCTGGCAGGCATGGCGGTGCAGTGCTTGTGCTCGCGCCTGGGTATCGCCACCGGCAAGGACCTGGCGCAACTGTGCCGCGAGCGCTACAGCCCGCGCTCTGCACGCACCCAGTGGGCACTGGCGGAAATCTCCATCATTGCCACCGACCTCGCCGAAGTACTCGGCTGCGCCCTGGCGTTCCACCTGCTGCTCGGCGTGTCCCTGACCACCGGCATTGTCATCACCGCATTCGACACACTGCTGATCCTGGCCCTGCAAAACCGTGGGTTCCGCCGCCTGGAAGCGATCATGCTGGCGCTGGTGGCGACCATCGGCGTGTGCTTCTTTATCGAGCTGGTGCTGATCAAACCCTATTGGCCGGACGTGCTCAGCGGCTTCACCCCGTCACTGTCGGTCATCAGCGATGCCGCACCGCTGTACCTGGCTATTGGGATCCTCGGCGCCACGGTGATGCCCCATAACCTTTACCTGCATACCTCGATCGTGCAAACCCGCCTGATCGGCAAGGACCTCGCCAGCAAACAGGACGCGGTCAAACTGGCACGCATCGATACCATCGGCTCCCTGGCCCTGGCGTTGCTGGTCAATGCCGCGATCCTGATACTCGCCGCCGCTGCCTTCTACAAGACCGGTCATACCGATGTGGTGGAAATCCAGGACGCCTACCACCTGCTTGACCCGCTGGTGGGCGGCGCCTTTGCCAGCATCCTCTTTGGGGTCGCCTTGCTGGCGTCCGGGCAGAGTTCGACCTTTACCGGCACCATCGCCGGCCAGGTGATCATGGAGGGTTACCTCAACCTGCGTATTCCGTGCTGGCAACGCCGCCTGATCACCCGTGGGCTGGCGCTGATCCCGGCGTTCCTTGGCGTGTGGCTGATGGGCGATGACGCGATTGGCAAGCTGCTGATCCTCAGCCAGGTGGTGCTCAGCCTGCAATTGCCGTTTGCGCTGTACCCGCTGATCCGCATGACCGGCGACCCGCAATTGATGGGGCCGTTCGTCAATCGGCTGCCGACGCGGTGGCTGGCATGGTTTCTGTTTGCGGTGATCAGCGGGGCGAATGCGTGGTTACTTGGGCAGTGGTTGTTTTGA
- a CDS encoding DUF726 domain-containing protein has translation MQHQWDEMHRTRKPTFVLCGEPQGDVLNLYVHGYSAFFNRQQLGNFKEQLAAIEGSTNLMLFWPAGHFLENVFAPFKDVITSMLGGGGLGAATVGVGKAIAYFLDHYKSVEARVDEVAKTLLPELASYLHGESLDVRRINLIGHSLGARILVKSVLANPDTARELPLDNLLLMGGAICTSSPWDEIAAPLKGRVINCHSSKDWALALKPDTERCIGRYAIPVTPALKAKVTNVHLASFDHAAYWPQLRTVVQYTDLLQERRGMIRADQRSAQVRFAEEDVDLFPALVQARAEELKFLAELMAQKRSASIDASVREPLKLAIELQRMGGDSFMNLARGHGVSYRQIAEDVAQRLGITFDDPVDTVALADIEAQVAEKLIEQYKHKLSNADRQVFDAELQAAAQKEQGLFNRFDVGRSAATALSGTALAGLTGFILRRGATSAIPVVGQALAAAMLVVSGVRAFSGPAYSITTLAVLVIGVIRQRMEREALNQEMDLVVQVVEAFDLPRETVMRTVASD, from the coding sequence ATGCAACACCAGTGGGATGAAATGCACCGCACCCGCAAGCCCACGTTCGTTCTGTGTGGCGAGCCCCAGGGGGATGTGCTCAATCTCTACGTTCACGGTTATTCGGCATTCTTCAACCGGCAACAACTGGGCAACTTCAAGGAACAGCTGGCGGCAATCGAAGGTTCGACCAACCTGATGCTGTTCTGGCCAGCGGGGCATTTCCTGGAAAATGTGTTTGCGCCCTTCAAGGACGTGATCACCTCGATGCTCGGCGGGGGTGGCCTGGGAGCGGCAACGGTGGGGGTGGGCAAGGCGATCGCGTATTTTCTCGATCACTACAAAAGCGTCGAGGCGCGCGTCGATGAAGTGGCCAAGACCTTATTGCCGGAGCTGGCCAGCTACCTGCACGGCGAATCGCTGGACGTGCGGCGCATCAACCTGATCGGTCATTCCCTCGGCGCACGGATCCTGGTCAAGAGCGTGCTGGCCAACCCCGACACCGCCCGCGAACTGCCGTTGGACAATTTGCTGTTGATGGGCGGCGCGATCTGTACGTCGAGCCCGTGGGATGAAATAGCGGCGCCGCTCAAGGGGCGGGTGATCAACTGCCACTCCAGCAAGGACTGGGCCCTGGCGCTGAAACCCGACACCGAGCGCTGCATCGGTCGATATGCGATTCCCGTCACGCCGGCGCTCAAGGCCAAGGTGACGAATGTGCACCTGGCCAGCTTCGATCATGCCGCGTATTGGCCGCAGTTGCGTACGGTGGTGCAGTACACCGACCTGTTGCAGGAGCGGCGCGGCATGATCCGCGCCGACCAGCGCAGTGCGCAGGTGCGCTTTGCCGAGGAAGACGTGGACCTGTTTCCGGCGTTGGTACAGGCACGCGCGGAAGAGCTGAAATTCCTCGCCGAGTTGATGGCGCAAAAACGCAGCGCCTCAATTGACGCCAGCGTGCGCGAGCCGTTGAAGCTGGCGATCGAGCTACAGCGCATGGGCGGTGACAGCTTTATGAACCTAGCCCGTGGCCATGGCGTGAGTTATCGCCAGATTGCCGAGGACGTGGCGCAGCGGTTGGGGATCACGTTCGATGATCCAGTGGACACCGTTGCATTGGCCGACATTGAAGCCCAGGTCGCGGAAAAACTGATCGAGCAGTACAAGCACAAACTCAGCAACGCCGACCGGCAGGTATTCGACGCCGAACTCCAGGCCGCCGCGCAAAAGGAACAGGGGCTGTTCAATCGTTTCGATGTCGGCCGTTCGGCCGCCACGGCCCTCAGCGGCACCGCCTTGGCGGGGCTGACCGGGTTTATCCTGCGCCGGGGGGCGACCTCGGCGATTCCGGTAGTGGGCCAGGCGCTGGCGGCGGCGATGCTGGTGGTAAGCGGTGTGCGTGCGTTCTCCGGCCCGGCGTACTCCATTACCACCTTGGCGGTGCTGGTGATCGGCGTGATTCGCCAACGCATGGAGCGCGAGGCGCTGAATCAGGAGATGGACCTGGTGGTGCAGGTGGTCGAGGCATTCGATTTGCCTCGGGAGACGGTAATGCGCACGGTCGCGTCCGACTGA
- a CDS encoding monovalent cation:proton antiporter-2 (CPA2) family protein produces MPHEGNLLQAAVVFLLAAVLTVPLAKRLQLGAVLGYLFAGVIIGPSVLGLIGNPQSVAQFSELGVVLLLFIIGLELSPKRLWVMRKAVFGVGLAQVLLTGLVMGAVALWLFGQAWNSAIVLGLGLALSSTAFGLQSLAERKELNQPHGRLAFAILLFQDIAAIPLIAMVPLLAGGDHPTNEAQGVQHVLQILGSIAVVIIGGRYLLRPVFRIVAKTGLREVSTATALLVVIGTAWLMELVGVSMALGAFLAGLLLADSEYRHELESQIEPFKGLLLGLFFISVGMGANLSLLLSSPLVVIGLTLLLIGLKLPLLYAVGRLVGDLNRESALRLGVVLAAGGEFAFVVFKIGRDQGLFEPHLYDILVLTITLSMAITPLLLLVCPKLFKPRVKPVEVPEEYRAIESDAPRVVIAGMGRMGQIVARILRAQNISFIALDTSVETIELTRSFGGMPVFYGDPQRPEILHAAKVDQAEFFVIAMDDPEINIKTAELVRSLFPHMKIIARARNRQHVHRLVDLDASPVRETFYSSLEMSRRTLVGLGLSQAQADARINRFKNHDLQVLAAQHAVYDDAAKVMQTAQEARAELARLFEMDRLEEESDKV; encoded by the coding sequence ATGCCCCATGAAGGCAACCTGTTACAAGCAGCCGTGGTGTTCCTGCTCGCCGCCGTGCTGACCGTGCCCCTGGCCAAGCGCCTGCAATTGGGCGCGGTGCTCGGGTATCTGTTCGCCGGCGTCATCATCGGCCCGTCAGTGCTTGGGCTGATCGGCAACCCGCAAAGCGTTGCGCAGTTCTCTGAACTGGGCGTGGTGTTGCTGCTGTTCATCATCGGGCTGGAGTTGTCGCCAAAGCGTCTCTGGGTAATGCGCAAGGCGGTGTTCGGTGTCGGCCTGGCCCAGGTGCTGCTCACTGGCTTGGTGATGGGCGCGGTGGCGCTGTGGCTGTTTGGCCAGGCGTGGAACAGCGCAATCGTGCTGGGGCTGGGCCTGGCGTTGTCCTCCACCGCCTTCGGCCTGCAAAGCCTGGCCGAGCGCAAGGAGCTGAACCAGCCCCACGGGCGCCTGGCCTTTGCCATCCTGCTGTTCCAGGACATCGCCGCGATCCCGCTGATCGCCATGGTGCCGCTGCTTGCCGGCGGCGACCACCCGACCAACGAAGCGCAAGGCGTGCAGCACGTGTTGCAGATCCTCGGCAGCATCGCCGTGGTGATCATCGGCGGGCGCTACCTGTTGCGCCCGGTGTTTCGCATTGTCGCCAAGACCGGCCTGCGCGAAGTGTCCACCGCCACGGCCCTGCTGGTGGTGATCGGCACGGCGTGGCTGATGGAGCTGGTCGGCGTGTCCATGGCCCTCGGCGCGTTCCTCGCCGGCCTGCTGCTGGCGGACTCGGAATACCGCCATGAGCTGGAGTCCCAGATCGAACCGTTCAAGGGCCTGCTGCTGGGTCTGTTTTTTATCAGCGTAGGCATGGGCGCCAACCTCAGCCTGCTGCTCAGCTCGCCACTGGTGGTGATCGGCCTGACCCTGTTGCTGATCGGTCTCAAGCTGCCGCTGCTGTATGCCGTGGGCCGCCTGGTGGGCGACCTCAATCGCGAAAGTGCCCTGCGCCTGGGCGTGGTGCTGGCGGCCGGCGGTGAATTTGCCTTTGTGGTGTTCAAGATCGGCCGCGACCAGGGCCTGTTCGAACCGCACCTGTACGACATCCTGGTGTTGACCATCACCCTGTCCATGGCCATTACGCCGCTGCTGTTGCTGGTGTGCCCGAAGCTGTTCAAGCCCAGGGTCAAACCGGTGGAAGTGCCCGAGGAGTACCGCGCCATCGAAAGCGATGCACCGCGCGTGGTGATCGCCGGGATGGGCCGCATGGGCCAGATCGTCGCGCGGATCCTGCGCGCGCAGAACATCTCGTTCATCGCCCTCGACACCTCGGTGGAAACCATCGAGCTGACCCGCAGTTTCGGCGGTATGCCGGTGTTTTACGGCGACCCGCAGCGCCCGGAAATCCTGCACGCGGCCAAGGTCGACCAGGCCGAGTTCTTCGTGATCGCCATGGACGACCCGGAGATCAATATCAAGACCGCCGAACTGGTGCGCAGCCTCTTCCCGCACATGAAAATCATCGCCCGCGCCCGTAACCGCCAGCACGTTCACCGCCTGGTGGACCTGGACGCATCACCGGTGCGCGAGACCTTCTATTCCAGCCTGGAAATGAGCCGCCGCACCTTGGTGGGCCTCGGTTTGAGCCAGGCCCAGGCCGATGCGCGCATCAACCGCTTCAAGAACCACGACCTGCAAGTCCTCGCCGCCCAGCACGCGGTGTATGACGACGCGGCCAAGGTGATGCAAACCGCCCAGGAAGCCCGTGCGGAACTGGCGCGACTGTTTGAAATGGACCGACTTGAGGAAGAGTCCGACAAGGTGTAA
- a CDS encoding SRPBCC family protein has translation MPKAAAVIEIPVSADQVWQLVGGFNSLPDWLPLITKSELGEGGRLRHLQTADGGVVVERLQTFDNVARTYSYTIEQSPFPVSAYLSTLQVEALTESSAKVTWSGVFTPAAGTTDAAVEALFAGVYKGGVEALRANFPG, from the coding sequence GTGCCAAAAGCAGCCGCAGTAATTGAAATTCCGGTATCGGCCGATCAGGTCTGGCAGCTAGTGGGTGGCTTCAACAGCCTGCCGGACTGGCTGCCGCTGATCACCAAGAGCGAGCTCGGTGAAGGCGGCCGCCTACGTCACCTGCAAACCGCTGACGGCGGCGTGGTGGTCGAGCGTTTGCAGACTTTCGATAACGTGGCGCGCACCTACAGCTATACGATTGAACAGTCACCGTTTCCGGTGAGTGCGTACCTGTCGACGCTGCAGGTCGAGGCGCTGACGGAGTCGTCGGCCAAGGTGACCTGGTCGGGCGTGTTTACCCCGGCGGCGGGTACCACGGATGCCGCGGTGGAAGCGTTGTTTGCCGGGGTTTACAAAGGCGGGGTCGAGGCGTTGCGGGCGAATTTCCCAGGCTGA
- a CDS encoding NAD(P)/FAD-dependent oxidoreductase produces MMQSRDHARSYYRATANAVVERPSLGADLTADVCVIGGGFTGVNTAIELAQRGLSVILLEARRIGWGASGRNGGQLIRGIGHDVAGFAKYVGEEGVRYLERAGIDSVALVGERIIEHGIDCDLRWGFCELANTPAQFAAFNGEQEHLAALGYAHETRLVGPLDIQQVVGSTVYAGGLVDMGSGHLHPLNLVLGEAKVAESLGVQIFEHTEVVELIHGDTVKVRCAAGTVRAANLVLACNAHLEELEPRLSGKVLPAGSYIIATEPLSPALARQLIPQNLALCDQKVGLDYYRLSADRRLLFGGACHYSGRDPVDIAAYMRPKMLKVFPQLATTAIEFQWGGKIGITANRFPQVGRLKQYPNVFYAQGYSGHGLNVTHWCARLLAEGIHAGTSPGLDIFSQVPHMTFPGGKALRSPLLALGMLWYRLRELMH; encoded by the coding sequence ATGATGCAGTCCCGTGACCACGCCCGTTCCTATTACCGAGCCACGGCCAACGCGGTTGTCGAGCGCCCTTCACTGGGCGCCGACTTGACCGCCGACGTGTGTGTGATCGGCGGCGGGTTCACTGGCGTCAACACGGCCATCGAGCTGGCGCAGCGCGGGCTCTCGGTGATCCTGCTGGAGGCCCGACGCATCGGTTGGGGCGCCAGCGGGCGTAATGGCGGGCAGTTGATTCGCGGTATCGGCCATGACGTGGCGGGGTTTGCCAAGTACGTGGGTGAGGAGGGCGTGCGTTACCTGGAGCGTGCCGGGATCGATTCGGTGGCGTTGGTGGGTGAACGCATTATCGAGCACGGCATCGACTGCGACTTGCGCTGGGGCTTTTGTGAACTGGCCAATACCCCGGCGCAGTTTGCTGCGTTCAACGGCGAGCAGGAGCACCTGGCGGCATTGGGGTATGCCCATGAAACCCGCCTGGTGGGCCCTCTGGATATACAACAGGTGGTGGGTTCGACGGTCTATGCCGGTGGCCTGGTGGACATGGGGTCCGGGCATTTGCACCCACTCAATCTGGTGCTGGGTGAGGCGAAGGTCGCCGAGTCCCTCGGCGTGCAGATCTTTGAACACACCGAGGTGGTGGAACTGATCCACGGCGACACGGTTAAGGTGCGTTGCGCCGCCGGCACGGTGCGTGCTGCCAACCTGGTGCTGGCGTGCAATGCACATCTGGAAGAACTGGAGCCGCGCTTGAGTGGCAAGGTGCTGCCCGCTGGCAGCTACATCATCGCCACTGAGCCGTTGTCGCCGGCGCTGGCCCGTCAACTGATCCCACAGAACCTGGCGCTGTGCGACCAGAAAGTCGGCCTGGATTACTACCGGCTATCCGCAGATCGTCGCCTGTTGTTCGGTGGCGCTTGCCATTACTCCGGACGCGATCCGGTGGACATCGCGGCCTATATGCGGCCGAAAATGCTCAAGGTGTTCCCACAGCTGGCCACCACCGCCATCGAGTTCCAATGGGGCGGCAAGATCGGTATTACCGCCAACCGCTTCCCGCAGGTCGGGCGCTTGAAGCAGTACCCCAACGTGTTCTACGCCCAGGGGTATTCCGGGCATGGGCTGAACGTCACCCATTGGTGCGCGCGACTGCTGGCCGAAGGCATTCACGCCGGTACAAGCCCAGGCCTGGATATTTTCAGCCAGGTGCCCCACATGACCTTCCCCGGCGGCAAGGCATTGCGTTCGCCGCTGCTGGCGCTGGGGATGTTGTGGTATCGGTTGAGGGAATTGATGCATTGA
- a CDS encoding polyamine ABC transporter substrate-binding protein → MRLVKKLLPLALVAAFSSASQAAPTVSVYNWTDYIGETTLADFQAKTGIKVIYDVFDSNETLEGKLLAGRTGYDVVVPSNHFLARQVKAGAFLKLDRAQLPNFKNLDPKLLKLLEKNDPGNAHSVPYLWGTNGIGYNVDKVKQVLGIDHIDSWAVLFEPENLKKLNQCGVAFLDSADELFPAILNYMGKDPRSENPKDYQEAEAKLLTLRPYITYFHSSKYISDLANGDICVAFGYSGDVFQAANRAKEAKNGVNIAYSIPKEGSNLWFDLLAIPADASNPKEAHAFINYLLDPEVIAKVSASVGYANANPAAKAFMDPELVNNPEVYPSQEVLDKLYISTTPTPATMRLMTRAWSKVKTNK, encoded by the coding sequence ATGCGTCTCGTGAAAAAGCTTCTCCCGCTGGCCCTGGTGGCGGCGTTCAGCAGTGCCAGCCAGGCGGCGCCAACCGTCAGCGTCTACAACTGGACCGACTACATCGGCGAAACCACCCTGGCCGATTTCCAGGCCAAGACGGGGATCAAGGTGATCTACGACGTGTTCGACTCCAACGAAACTCTGGAGGGCAAGTTGCTGGCGGGGCGCACCGGGTATGACGTGGTGGTGCCGTCCAACCACTTCCTCGCGCGCCAGGTGAAGGCCGGCGCGTTCCTCAAGCTGGACCGTGCGCAGTTGCCCAACTTCAAGAACCTCGACCCCAAGCTGCTCAAGCTGCTGGAGAAAAACGACCCCGGCAACGCGCACTCGGTGCCGTACCTGTGGGGCACCAATGGCATCGGCTATAACGTCGACAAGGTCAAGCAGGTGCTGGGCATCGACCATATCGATTCGTGGGCGGTACTGTTCGAGCCGGAGAACCTCAAGAAGCTCAACCAGTGCGGCGTGGCCTTCCTTGACTCGGCGGACGAGCTGTTCCCGGCGATCCTCAATTACATGGGCAAGGACCCGCGCAGCGAGAATCCCAAGGACTACCAGGAAGCCGAGGCCAAGTTGCTGACGCTGCGCCCCTACATCACCTACTTCCATTCTTCCAAGTACATCTCGGACTTGGCCAACGGTGATATCTGCGTAGCCTTTGGTTATTCCGGCGACGTATTCCAGGCCGCCAACCGCGCCAAGGAAGCCAAGAACGGGGTGAACATTGCCTACTCGATTCCCAAGGAAGGCTCCAACCTGTGGTTTGACCTGCTGGCGATTCCGGCCGATGCGAGCAACCCGAAAGAAGCCCACGCGTTTATCAACTACCTGCTGGATCCCGAAGTGATTGCCAAGGTCAGTGCCTCGGTCGGCTATGCCAACGCCAACCCGGCGGCGAAGGCGTTCATGGACCCGGAACTGGTGAACAACCCTGAGGTGTATCCGTCCCAGGAAGTCCTCGACAAACTCTATATTTCCACCACGCCGACCCCGGCGACCATGCGCCTGATGACCCGCGCGTGGAGCAAAGTGAAGACCAATAAATGA